From a single Nicotiana tomentosiformis chromosome 2, ASM39032v3, whole genome shotgun sequence genomic region:
- the LOC104118454 gene encoding uncharacterized protein encodes MMKLFDSHCHLQDPRIINMVPKIIKTTVETGVVHFAVNGVSEKDWHLVKEMSDHYPCIVPNFGLHPWFITERTSSWLKTLKGFLEATPAAAVGEIGLDKGSFGRKIDFADQVDVFGQQLQLAKELKRPASIHCVRAFGDLLELLKSVGPFPAGFILHSYLGSAEMVPEFAKLGGYFSFSGFLMSMKESKAKKMLKSIPTDRILLETDAPDALPKLSDPDSLYLIKREASVADGTSSGGGNNGNLSENPSQEDKGNEQQAREIPNHPANIHHVLSYVASLLELTKEELAEISFANASRLFSYEGSKVVQQI; translated from the exons ATGATGAAACTCTTCGATTCTCATTGTCACCTCCAAGATCCAAGGATCATTAATATGGTCCCAAAAATTATTAAGACCACAGTTGAAACAGGAGTTGTCCATTTTGCTGTCAATGGTGTGTCGGAAAAAGATTGGCATTTGGTCAAGGAAATGAGTGATCACTACCCTTGTATTGTTCCAAACTTTGGGCTCCATCCCTGGTTTATTACCGAGAGGACTTCTAGTTGGCTGAAAACTTTGAAAGGATTCTTGGAGGCTACTCCTGCTGCTGCAGTTGGAGAGATTGGTTTAGATAAAGGTTCGTTTGGAAGGAAGATTGATTTTGCTGATCAGGTGGATGTCTTTGGACAGCAGCTTCAGCTTGCCAAAGAGTTGAAAAGACCAGCATCCATACACTGTGTTCGTGCTTTCGGGGATCTTCTTGAATTATTGAAATCTGTCGGGCCATTTCCTGCCGGTTTTATTCTGCACTCTTACCTTGGTTCTGCCGAAATGGTTCCTGAATTTGCAAAGCTTGGTGGTTACTTCTCATTTTCTGGGTTTCTTATGTCCATGAAAGAAAGCAAAGCGAAGAAAATGTTGAAGTCAATTCCTACGGACAGAATCTTGTTGGAGACAGATGCACCAGATGCTTTGCCAAAGTTGAGCGATCCAGATTCTCTGTATTTGATCAAGAGAGAAGCTTCAGTAGCTGATGGAACTTCAAGTGGAGGAGGAAACAACGGAAATCTGTCCGAGAACCCATCGCAGGAGGACAAAGGCAATGAACAACAGGCACGAGAAATCCCTAACCATCCTGCAAACATTCATCATGTACTCTCCTATGTCGCATCATTACTCGAGCTGACAAAAGAAGAACTTGCTGAGATAAGCTTTGCAAATGCATCGCGGCTATTTTCTTATGAAGGTTCAAAGGTAGTGCAACAG ATATGA
- the LOC104118453 gene encoding SKP1-like protein 1 — protein sequence MSSKKLLVLKTIDGEEFELDEAVAVRSEAIKNMVEDDCASNTIPLPNVDSKTMAKVIEYWQKHSEEGVSEDELKDFDKNFVKVLNYSELYDLILAANYLNDKELLDILCQETADRIKGKTPEEIRKAFNIKNDFTPEEEEQIRKENAWAFD from the coding sequence ATGTCTTCCAAAAAGCTCTTGGTCCTAAAGACAATCGACGGCGAGGAATTCGAACTCGACGAGGCAGTGGCGGTGAGGTCAGAAGCCATCAAAAATATGGTGGAAGATGACTGCGCTTCAAACACCATTCCTTTGCCTAATGTCGATAGCAAAACAATGGCCAAAGTGATCGAATACTGGCAAAAACACTCCGAGGAAGGCGTCTCAGAGGACGAGTTGAAGGATTTTGACAAGAATTTTGTGAAGGTGCTGAATTACTCGGAGTTGTATGATCTAATTTTAGCAGCTAATTATCTTAATGATAAGGAGCTATTGGATATATTGTGTCAAGAAACTGCTGATAGGATCAAAGGGAAAACGCCAGAGGAAATACGTAAAGCATTTAACATCAAGAATGATTTTACACCTGAGGAAGAAGAGCAAATCCGTAAAGAAAATGCTTGGGCCTTTGATTGA